From Zingiber officinale cultivar Zhangliang chromosome 5B, Zo_v1.1, whole genome shotgun sequence, the proteins below share one genomic window:
- the LOC121984583 gene encoding KH domain-containing protein HEN4-like isoform X1, translating to MDEKKAYGKQGSGSFRKRPRDQFDNGKRKKHNPNYDHGSTNKPIDTIYRILCPVKKIGSVLGKGGDIVNALRDETHAKIRVADAIPGAEERVIIIFNYQSESEKSNPGQDTENSDTSELENTQPNCPAQDALLKIHDRIAADEILRGGVVQDRTEPDDIVTARILVPKNQVGCLLGKGGNIIQQLRTDTGANIRILPSDHLPRCAMGSDELVQVSGVPSITKKALFRISTLLHQHPNKENPPLETIIYASTQGSNRSDSSLPPPFLQGNRVWSPYYSDTRDQPTISRFGRYPDEPLRYPPGSFSRNNFHESEAAEEFSMRILCATVKIGGVIGKGGTNIRQLEQQTGARIQVEDTAPDAEERVINISCKEVPWETRSPTIEAVLQLQSRTSTNSDDGAITTRLLVPSSKVGSILGKGGDIITEMRRRTRADIRVYSKDDKPKYTSANEELVQISGPREFSRDALAEIASRLRARTFRSENSSFSPASAPAAPFRGVPPFERISHRGAPSAGNTDTGSTRPGHFRGYTPERFLDRGTSSSSMFGPEKSVGYDYPKAYRQSYEAQYYHSPSASGYTNKAPAESKIPYGGATSFGRADISNSEIHQVPGARVKSHDPMLGVPDHVIHGHGPSEYSRPGQGYFPPPYMPSGSQSIPPSQQSIHPC from the exons ATGGATGAAAAGAAGGCTTATGGGAAGCAAGGATCAGGAAGTTTCAGAAAACGACCTCGTGATCAGTTTGATAATGGGAAACGGAAGAAGCACAATCCTAACTATGATCATGGTTCTACCAATAAACCTATTGATACAATCTACCGCATCCTTTGCCCTGTAAAAAAGATTGGTAGTGTTCTGGGTAAAGGAGGTGATATTGTTAATGCCCTTAGAGACGAGACCCATGCAAAGATAAGGGTTGCAGATGCTATCCCTGGTGCAGAGGAGAGAGTAATTATCATTTTTAATTACCAATCAGAAAGTGAAAAAAGTAATCCTGGTCAGGATACTGAAAATAGTGATACAAGTGAGTTAGAGAACACGCAGCCCAATTGTCCTGCCCAGGATGCTTTACTCAAGATTCATGATAGGATTGCTGCAGATGAGATTTTGCGTGGTGGTGTGGTGCAAGACAGAACTGAACCTGATGATATTGTTACTGCTCGAATTTTGGTCCCAAAAAATCAAGTTGGATGTCTTCTTGGCAAGGGTGGAAATATTATACAGCAACTGCGAACTGATACTGGTGCAAATATTCGCATATTGCCCTCTGATCACCTACCGCGATGTGCCATGGGAAGTGATGAACTAGTACAG GTATCAGGAGTGCCATCTATTACAAAAAAGGCTCTTTTCAGAATATCAACTTTACTGCATCAACATCCCAATAAAGAAAATCCTCCTTTGGAAACTATCATATATGCCAGTACCCAAGGTTCTAATCGCTCAGATTCATCTCTCCCACCGCCATTTCTTCAGGGAAATCGAGTTTGGTCTCCCTATTACTCTGACACTCGTGATCAACCAACAATCTCAAGGTTCGGTAGGTACCCAGATGAGCCATTGAGATATCCTCCAGGTAGTTTTAGCAGAAACAATTTCCATGAGAGTGAGGCAGCAgaagaattctccatgagaatttTGTGTGCTACTGTGAAGATTGGTGGTGTGATTGGCAAGGGTGGGACCAATATCAGACAACTAGAGCAACAAACAGGTGCTCGGATTCAGGTTGAGGATACTGCACCTGATGCTGAGGAACGTGTGATCAATATTTCATGCAAGGAG GTTCCGTGGGAGACAAGATCTCCAACAATTGAAGCTGTTCTTCAACTTCAAAGTAGAACAAGTACGAACTCTGATGATGGTGCTATCACAACACGACTTCTAGTCCCATCAAGTAAAGTTGGTTCCATTCTTGGAAAAGGAGGCGACATTATAACAGAAATGAGAAGACGAACTAGAGCAGACATTCGTGTTTACTCCAAGGATGACAAGCCAAAATATACATCTGCAAATGAAGAGTTAGTGCAG ATTTCTGGACCTAGAGAGTTTTCCCGGGATGCACTTGCAGAGATTGCTTCAAGGCTTAGAGCAAGGACGTTTCGGAGCGAGAATTCTTCTTTTAGCCCTGCATCTGCACCTGCAGCTCCTTTTCGTGGAGTTCCTCCTTTCGAAAGAATTTCTCATCGAGGTGCACCTTCAGCTGGAAATACTGACACAGGTTCTACACGACCAGGTCATTTTCGTGGTTATACTCCTGAAAGATTTCTTGATAGAGGAACTTCATCATCCAGCATGTTTGGACCTGAGAAATCTGTTGGGTATGATTACCCAAAG GCTTATAGACAATCATATGAAGCTCAATACTACCATTCACCAAGTGCTTCTGG GTACACTAATAAAGCTCCTGCTGAATCTAAGATTCCTTATGGTGGAGCCACCTCATTTGGCAGAGCTGATATTAGCAATTCTGAGATTCATCAG GTTCCTGGAGCAAGAGTTAAATCGCATGATCCTATGTTGGGTGTGCCAGATCATGTCATCCACGGACACGGCCCGTCTGAATATTCAAGGCCAGGACAGGGCTATTTTCCACCACCCTATATGCCTTCAGGAAGCCAGAGCATACCGCCATCGCAACAATCGATTCACCCTTGTTAG
- the LOC121984583 gene encoding KH domain-containing protein HEN4-like isoform X2 yields the protein MDEKKAYGKQGSGSFRKRPRDQFDNGKRKKHNPNYDHGSTNKPIDTIYRILCPVKKIGSVLGKGGDIVNALRDETHAKIRVADAIPGAEERVIIIFNYQSESEKSNPGQDTENSDTSELENTQPNCPAQDALLKIHDRIAADEILRGGVVQDRTEPDDIVTARILVPKNQVGCLLGKGGNIIQQLRTDTGANIRILPSDHLPRCAMGSDELVQVSGVPSITKKALFRISTLLHQHPNKENPPLETIIYASTQGSNRSDSSLPPPFLQGNRVWSPYYSDTRDQPTISRFGRYPDEPLRYPPGSFSRNNFHESEAAEEFSMRILCATVKIGGVIGKGGTNIRQLEQQTGARIQVEDTAPDAEERVINISCKEVPWETRSPTIEAVLQLQSRTSTNSDDGAITTRLLVPSSKVGSILGKGGDIITEMRRRTRADIRVYSKDDKPKYTSANEELVQISGPREFSRDALAEIASRLRARTFRSENSSFSPASAPAAPFRGVPPFERISHRGAPSAGNTDTGSTRPGHFRGYTPERFLDRGTSSSSMFGPEKSVGYDYPKAYRQSYEAQYYHSPSASGYTNKAPAESKIPYGGATSFGRADISNSEIHQIFPVQVGSWSKS from the exons ATGGATGAAAAGAAGGCTTATGGGAAGCAAGGATCAGGAAGTTTCAGAAAACGACCTCGTGATCAGTTTGATAATGGGAAACGGAAGAAGCACAATCCTAACTATGATCATGGTTCTACCAATAAACCTATTGATACAATCTACCGCATCCTTTGCCCTGTAAAAAAGATTGGTAGTGTTCTGGGTAAAGGAGGTGATATTGTTAATGCCCTTAGAGACGAGACCCATGCAAAGATAAGGGTTGCAGATGCTATCCCTGGTGCAGAGGAGAGAGTAATTATCATTTTTAATTACCAATCAGAAAGTGAAAAAAGTAATCCTGGTCAGGATACTGAAAATAGTGATACAAGTGAGTTAGAGAACACGCAGCCCAATTGTCCTGCCCAGGATGCTTTACTCAAGATTCATGATAGGATTGCTGCAGATGAGATTTTGCGTGGTGGTGTGGTGCAAGACAGAACTGAACCTGATGATATTGTTACTGCTCGAATTTTGGTCCCAAAAAATCAAGTTGGATGTCTTCTTGGCAAGGGTGGAAATATTATACAGCAACTGCGAACTGATACTGGTGCAAATATTCGCATATTGCCCTCTGATCACCTACCGCGATGTGCCATGGGAAGTGATGAACTAGTACAG GTATCAGGAGTGCCATCTATTACAAAAAAGGCTCTTTTCAGAATATCAACTTTACTGCATCAACATCCCAATAAAGAAAATCCTCCTTTGGAAACTATCATATATGCCAGTACCCAAGGTTCTAATCGCTCAGATTCATCTCTCCCACCGCCATTTCTTCAGGGAAATCGAGTTTGGTCTCCCTATTACTCTGACACTCGTGATCAACCAACAATCTCAAGGTTCGGTAGGTACCCAGATGAGCCATTGAGATATCCTCCAGGTAGTTTTAGCAGAAACAATTTCCATGAGAGTGAGGCAGCAgaagaattctccatgagaatttTGTGTGCTACTGTGAAGATTGGTGGTGTGATTGGCAAGGGTGGGACCAATATCAGACAACTAGAGCAACAAACAGGTGCTCGGATTCAGGTTGAGGATACTGCACCTGATGCTGAGGAACGTGTGATCAATATTTCATGCAAGGAG GTTCCGTGGGAGACAAGATCTCCAACAATTGAAGCTGTTCTTCAACTTCAAAGTAGAACAAGTACGAACTCTGATGATGGTGCTATCACAACACGACTTCTAGTCCCATCAAGTAAAGTTGGTTCCATTCTTGGAAAAGGAGGCGACATTATAACAGAAATGAGAAGACGAACTAGAGCAGACATTCGTGTTTACTCCAAGGATGACAAGCCAAAATATACATCTGCAAATGAAGAGTTAGTGCAG ATTTCTGGACCTAGAGAGTTTTCCCGGGATGCACTTGCAGAGATTGCTTCAAGGCTTAGAGCAAGGACGTTTCGGAGCGAGAATTCTTCTTTTAGCCCTGCATCTGCACCTGCAGCTCCTTTTCGTGGAGTTCCTCCTTTCGAAAGAATTTCTCATCGAGGTGCACCTTCAGCTGGAAATACTGACACAGGTTCTACACGACCAGGTCATTTTCGTGGTTATACTCCTGAAAGATTTCTTGATAGAGGAACTTCATCATCCAGCATGTTTGGACCTGAGAAATCTGTTGGGTATGATTACCCAAAG GCTTATAGACAATCATATGAAGCTCAATACTACCATTCACCAAGTGCTTCTGG GTACACTAATAAAGCTCCTGCTGAATCTAAGATTCCTTATGGTGGAGCCACCTCATTTGGCAGAGCTGATATTAGCAATTCTGAGATTCATCAG ATTTTTCCTGTGCAAGTAGGTTCCTGGAGCAAGAGTTAA